A genomic region of Mus musculus strain C57BL/6J chromosome 7, GRCm38.p6 C57BL/6J contains the following coding sequences:
- the Tmem86b gene encoding lysoplasmalogenase isoform X1 — MCNHKTSLCPLKPLAPKEKQLSMDARKEGLPLETLFSDQVRTCKYPQVRRWLAPFILACSLYFLLWIPVDQPSWVSALIKCQPILCLVVFLWAVAPGGSSTWLLQGALVCSAVGDACLIWPEAFFYGTAAFSVAHLFYLGAFGLTPLQPGLLLCTTLASLTYYSFLLLHLEQGMVLPVMAYGLILNSMLWRSLVWGGSASWGAVLFTFSDGVLAWDTFVYSLPFARLVTMSTYYAAQLLLILSALRNPGLKTH, encoded by the exons ATGTGTAACCACAAGACTTCCCTCTGCCCTCTGAAGCCACTGGCTCCTAAAGAGAAGCAACTCAGCATGGATGCTAGAAAAGAGGGGCTGCCCCTGGAGACACTCTTTTCAGACCAAGTGAGAACCTGTAAG TACCCACAGGTCCGCAGGTGGCTGGCCCCCTTCATCCTTGCCTGCTCCCTTTACTTCCTCCTCTGGATTCCTGTGGACCAGCCATCTTGGGTCAGTGCCCTGATCAAGTGCCAGCCCATTCTCTGCCTGGTTGTGTTCCTGTGGGCTGTGGCCCCTGGTGGGAGCAGCACCTGGCTCCTGCAGGGAGCTCTTGTATGTTCTGCTGTGGGAGATGCCTGCCTCATCTGGCCTGAAGCTTTCTTTTATG GCACGGCAGCCTTCTCTGTTGCCCACTTATTCTACCTCGGGGCTTTTGGCCTGACCCCACTGCAGCCCGGATTGCTGCTGTGCACCACCTTGGCCTCtctgacatactacagcttcctcCTGCTACACCTTGAGCAGGGCATGGTCTTGCCCGTGATGGCCTAtgggctgatcttgaactccatGCTGTGGCGCAGCCTTGTCTGGGGTGGAAGTGCTAGCTGGGGTGCTGTGCTCTTTACATTCTCAGATGGTGTGCTGGCCTGGGACACTTTTGTCTACTCTTTACCTTTTGCCCGCCTAGTGACCATGAGCACCTACTATGCAGCCCAGCTCCTCCTCATCCTGTCGGCTCTCAGGAACCCGGGGCTCAAAACCCACTAA
- the Tmem86b gene encoding lysoplasmalogenase, which translates to MDARKEGLPLETLFSDQYPQVRRWLAPFILACSLYFLLWIPVDQPSWVSALIKCQPILCLVVFLWAVAPGGSSTWLLQGALVCSAVGDACLIWPEAFFYGTAAFSVAHLFYLGAFGLTPLQPGLLLCTTLASLTYYSFLLLHLEQGMVLPVMAYGLILNSMLWRSLVWGGSASWGAVLFTFSDGVLAWDTFVYSLPFARLVTMSTYYAAQLLLILSALRNPGLKTH; encoded by the exons ATGGATGCTAGAAAAGAGGGGCTGCCCCTGGAGACACTCTTTTCAGACCAA TACCCACAGGTCCGCAGGTGGCTGGCCCCCTTCATCCTTGCCTGCTCCCTTTACTTCCTCCTCTGGATTCCTGTGGACCAGCCATCTTGGGTCAGTGCCCTGATCAAGTGCCAGCCCATTCTCTGCCTGGTTGTGTTCCTGTGGGCTGTGGCCCCTGGTGGGAGCAGCACCTGGCTCCTGCAGGGAGCTCTTGTATGTTCTGCTGTGGGAGATGCCTGCCTCATCTGGCCTGAAGCTTTCTTTTATG GCACGGCAGCCTTCTCTGTTGCCCACTTATTCTACCTCGGGGCTTTTGGCCTGACCCCACTGCAGCCCGGATTGCTGCTGTGCACCACCTTGGCCTCtctgacatactacagcttcctcCTGCTACACCTTGAGCAGGGCATGGTCTTGCCCGTGATGGCCTAtgggctgatcttgaactccatGCTGTGGCGCAGCCTTGTCTGGGGTGGAAGTGCTAGCTGGGGTGCTGTGCTCTTTACATTCTCAGATGGTGTGCTGGCCTGGGACACTTTTGTCTACTCTTTACCTTTTGCCCGCCTAGTGACCATGAGCACCTACTATGCAGCCCAGCTCCTCCTCATCCTGTCGGCTCTCAGGAACCCGGGGCTCAAAACCCACTAA
- the Tmem86b gene encoding lysoplasmalogenase isoform X2, with amino-acid sequence MDARKEGLPLETLFSDQVRTCKYPQVRRWLAPFILACSLYFLLWIPVDQPSWVSALIKCQPILCLVVFLWAVAPGGSSTWLLQGALVCSAVGDACLIWPEAFFYGTAAFSVAHLFYLGAFGLTPLQPGLLLCTTLASLTYYSFLLLHLEQGMVLPVMAYGLILNSMLWRSLVWGGSASWGAVLFTFSDGVLAWDTFVYSLPFARLVTMSTYYAAQLLLILSALRNPGLKTH; translated from the exons ATGGATGCTAGAAAAGAGGGGCTGCCCCTGGAGACACTCTTTTCAGACCAAGTGAGAACCTGTAAG TACCCACAGGTCCGCAGGTGGCTGGCCCCCTTCATCCTTGCCTGCTCCCTTTACTTCCTCCTCTGGATTCCTGTGGACCAGCCATCTTGGGTCAGTGCCCTGATCAAGTGCCAGCCCATTCTCTGCCTGGTTGTGTTCCTGTGGGCTGTGGCCCCTGGTGGGAGCAGCACCTGGCTCCTGCAGGGAGCTCTTGTATGTTCTGCTGTGGGAGATGCCTGCCTCATCTGGCCTGAAGCTTTCTTTTATG GCACGGCAGCCTTCTCTGTTGCCCACTTATTCTACCTCGGGGCTTTTGGCCTGACCCCACTGCAGCCCGGATTGCTGCTGTGCACCACCTTGGCCTCtctgacatactacagcttcctcCTGCTACACCTTGAGCAGGGCATGGTCTTGCCCGTGATGGCCTAtgggctgatcttgaactccatGCTGTGGCGCAGCCTTGTCTGGGGTGGAAGTGCTAGCTGGGGTGCTGTGCTCTTTACATTCTCAGATGGTGTGCTGGCCTGGGACACTTTTGTCTACTCTTTACCTTTTGCCCGCCTAGTGACCATGAGCACCTACTATGCAGCCCAGCTCCTCCTCATCCTGTCGGCTCTCAGGAACCCGGGGCTCAAAACCCACTAA